AGCAAGAGCAGGGCTTTTTTCACTTTTGCACGTGGATGCAAAAGTGAGTTACTGCTGTGTTAACATGACCCATGGACAAGCATAGAAGATGAGGTCACAGACCCACCTCCCCACTCACTGGGATGTGccttctttaattgaagtatgtagttgatttacaatgtagtttctgctgtacagcatagtgattcagttatacatatgtatatattcttcttcattgttGGTTATTACAaacgaatatagttccctgtgttacacaggtaggaccttgtttattttatatatagtagtttgtatctgctaatcccgaactcccaatttatctctcccactttggtaactgtaaatttgttttcaatgtctatgggtctgtttctgttttgtaagtaagttcactgGTGTCATTTTCTtcgattccacatgtaagtgatatactTGTATGTTACTTTAAATCAGTCAAGTAACCTCTAGACACCTTTTCTGATGCATAAATAATGGCCTAATTGTTGTGGACACAAAATGAATGattgtgaaagcactttgtaagcCCTAAAgtaccaaaaatttttttttaactgaaaattagaGAACGTGGGAATAGAGGTTATAGTGTTGCAGGTCTGGGTTGAGTGTGTGGGTTAGCGTGCTCCAGCTAACGGAACACAGCCAGCTTGTCcacttcccagcccttaagctCTGGAAGAGAGGCACTTGAGAGTGAAAGGTACTATGTCCAGGGGCAGAAATCCGACCAGAACACAGCCAAGCAGTCAGGATCTGGTCCCATGGGTGAATTAGCAAATCACTGTATTGGAACGGACCAAAGCTGAAttgtaacttttcttttcctgttttttagttttatagatTCTAAAGCCAGTAACTAAATATGGAGAGTTCATTTGTGACACTATTCAGACtatgaagaaaacacaaacttTAAATTGGAATAATTTATTATTCTAACAAAAGTACAAAGTATGGAAAATTAGTGTATTTGAATCATTTCAGAAAGTAGAGAAAGTCCACACTAGCAGATGTCGGCTTTTAGCACCTTTGGAGAGAGATAATCAGAGTTAAGACGAGCGGCAGTCAAGGCTCCGGCCTGCCTCCAGTGAGCCAGTCCTCTGACGTAGCTGTGCTGCTCACAGAACAGTGCAGTTATTTGgttttttctctacattttgaGAGTGCCCAAAAACACActtaaagagaatgagaaaggggTTCAGTGAATAGATGGCTGGTGGTTAGAAGGTGGAGGAGAAAGGCTGAGACAAAAGGAGAGCGGTCACGGGCTGGGCGAGGCGGTCAGATAGACAGTCCGAAGGCGCTGACGATGCAGTACATGGTCTTGTTCTCCCATCGCACGGTGCAGCTCCCTGCGGGGAAGAGGCGGGCGGGCTGAGAACTGGGAAGAGCGGGGACTTCAGATCTCTCACAGGCTAAGCATTCAAGCACCTACCTCTCTGTGGCAAAGACTGGCcagtctcttcagtaaaatgttttaaaaggtgaCTCTAATTAACATACATTCAAAGACATGAAACATCCAAGCACACACTTCATAAAACACTGCTTTGAATAATCTAGACCTCAGCAAGGTCCAGGCACTGCAGAGCCTCCAGGGAAATGCCCACGACAAGCCGCCACAATAGGAATGAAAACCGTACCGTCAGTAGAGCTGTCCCAGAAGCAGGAACTTGCCGTGTGTAACCCCGCTCCGTTCTTCTGCATGATAACACAGgtcacttcaattaaaacaaacttttattaGAGAAATCTACttggcaacacaaatttctttttgtcCACTTTCAGGGTGTACGTGTAGATCACGTGGCTGACATTCATGCTAAAAATGCTAGGGGTAGAATGCCTGGTCCTACGACATTGACATGTCACCACACTTGTTCTAAAAGCACCTGATCTGAAATGCCGCGGAATCCAGCAACGTGCCCTGCGGTGGTTCCAGCAGCCACACGGGCGGTGGTCGTGTGCACAAGACAAGTGACCTGCTCCTACCAGGAGCTTCCTTTGAGGTCAGGCCCTGTGCTGCCACACTGCTGTCTCCTGACACCACACACTCCTCTGACCAGTATTTAAGCACCACCACCAATACAAATGAGAAGCAACATTTCATTACCGATGTATTTGAATGGTTTCCCCAGCTTGGTGAGTTGGCTTAAAGTTTGTTCTACTACATTTGTGGTCCATTGATTCACTTTGCTGTGTTGATAGGCATTGCCACCGATGGCACTTTCTATGGCCTAGAAGACAAAGCACGGACATCCCCGTTAGGAGGACACACCCAAACTCTGACCTTGCAGTGAGGACTGCGGGCGGTACACTTGGCATCGCCCCCAGAACTGCTCCAGCACAATTTGCATACAGTGTAAGGTGCTTTGTAGCTGTGAGGACTCCTTCACAAATACACCTTTTTCAACagtgctgtattttatttaagttttatattcatttttgaaaCACATAATTATATAGCAtctgtcattttttaaacattttgactATTTAATTTTCACTGTTGTGATTAGTATCTGGAGATAAGCAATGCATTTTCTTCCTACTGAggctagaaaatattttcctttgccCAGTCTTTTCTTAAAAGTACAGTAGAAAGAGGAATCTTTATTGGTTGTACAACTAACCATGTACAAATCTATCCGAATAATCTTGTATTTACAAATACTTCCTTTATCTAGCATTTTCTGGGAATATGTTATCACAAAAGTACATTTTTCAGAAAACTaaagaacttctctacacatTCCAAAACTTATTTTAAGTTGGTGATGATCTTCTTCTTTGTTATGAAGTTCCTTGTCTTCCTTTCTGTGCTGCATTCTGGGGAGGGTTCACACTGTACCACTGTACGCTTCAAGAGTTATTGAGGAATACACGTGGTTCCTTGCCGTACTCCTAGTTCAGTTGGTAGTGacaatattcccattttatgatTTTCTGGGCCTTTTATGTTGATGCCAGTGTGCCTGCTTCTAAGCAGCTTTCTTCTCTACCCCTTTTCTAACTTGTGCTGAAGctggaaaatagtttttaatgatAATTATGACCTAAAATAACAACATTCAGTGAGGGCCATGTTCTGTCCTCAGACATGTAGAAAAAAAGTCCCAGGATCTGAGTTGTACACTATGGTGATAGATTGGGGTCTACAGCTTGGGGCCTGAGCCCAGTGATCTGGGTTTTGAGGAACAAAAAGCTACCTACAGTCACACCCTGATTTTTACCTGTAAAAATTCCTAGTCATCCTGGGACTCTGAGTGGTCTCTGGCTCTCCATCCCCCATTATCACagctccttcttccccttctttgcCTGtctcgccccctccccagctcggAGCTTACCGTGGGGCTGGGGCACAGGAGCTCCAGGTTCCAAGGGACCAGGGTATGCACTCAGGCTAAACCTCTAACTGGCAACTCTCTCCACACACACTTCGGAATGATTGTTtttcagggagggaagaaaaccCTCCTCTAATTTTGGACCCATCCGAATTTACTATTACCCAACACTTAAAATAGTACAGAATTAATCTATTGccaggagccaaaaaaaaaaaaaaaagctgttgagGCTGGTGATCATGTGAAAGTAACACTGCAGTATTACTCCATGCTTCCATGGAGACTTGGAAGGTCTGCTCGCGACTGTACTTGCTGCCTGGGAACCAAGTCAAAGATAATTCAAAACAAGTGAGGCCCGAGGAGATGTCGCAACCAACCAACTCTACTTCTCCCAGGCCTGGTGCAATTCACCCATCCTCCTGCTGTGTTTGCATGAAAcaccagtttttgtttgttttgttttgaatatttattatcataatttatttattatttttaacaccttttttttgtggtatgattcctgtacagtaaactacacatatttcagatgtacaatctgatggattttgatagatgtatacaccaatgaaaccaccaccacaatcaagatagctaacacttccatcactctCCCAGAGGtggaaatttcaaattcccaatttatcccttcccaccagaaacactgttttttgaaaaacaatgaaaaggaaatgttaCAGACCCTACAAAGCAACTAGAAAATCATGCCTGATGTTGAATACATATGGTAGAACAAAACCACTCTGCTTTTTGATGATATTCACAAAAGTAGGTTGTGGTTCTTTATTACTCTGGCATTAGTCAATAGTTTGTATTAATAATAATCTGCATTAAAGTCAATTCCAAATCACATACATAACCTCAAATGGTACTGTTAACCTTAGATCATCTAAGGGCTATCTTTTAGCCACTGGCTTCACTGTGCTCAGACTTCACTATCTGTGGTCAATGTAGGGATGGGGGGGACTGACTAGGAAAATGTTTCTGGCCACGTTCCTGCCCCAGGCTCCCCCAGCGCTCTGCACTAGTCCAGCCACATCTACCTCGTTCCAGTCCCTCACACACACCAGGCACACTCCggaccacagggcctttgcatttgtcCACTGCCCGGAATGTCTGTCCCCCTCTTTTCACTGAGTTAACACTACTTCTATTTTCTCCAGATTTCAGCTCTGAACTAACTAGCTGGGTTAACCCCTCAAAGCACCATATACTGTGCCAGTTACCATCAGGGAATGCAGGTTTACATTTTTGAGTGTAATTATTTGATAAACGttggccctcccctcccctattCTGTAAACTCCCTGCACGACAGCCTCCTGCATGTCCTCttgatacatatttttgaatgagtgaacaaCAGCCTTTTTTGACTCCTTCTCATCATCTAAGGGAGGCACCATGTTCGATAAAGTGGGTGGTTTAGGAATGTAAGAAAAATAGGCCCCAACTGATCATGGGTCTTGAGTAAATGGAAGTTGTTCAGTTTTTTAATAGTCACTTTTCATTAAGCACTAAGAACATTTATTTGTATACCATGCACCTTTTATGCTAAGAGGTTATAGAATCAAGCCTTAGTAACATTCAGCAATAATGCTAGCAAAATTTCCtgtctcatttaaaatatataatttacataatatgGGAGTAATTCTTATCTAGatattcactgaaataaaaactgTTATTTGAAATGACAAAACACAGGCTCAGTTGAAACAATTCCAAGACAGtatttaaaacacattattttcaCTCATACAAGCCATTAATCAAACACTCCTTTTTTAGGAAGCGTTTCTTCTCTTACCTCTTTTACAATGTTGCTCACTTCATCAACAACAAAAGCGGTCTGTAAGGAAGAAAAGTAGTTCAGCTTGATTGATCTAAAAGATCCTTTTCCACTGCATTGATCAATGCAAATTTAGGTAATGaacataatttagaaattaaGACCTTTGAAATAATCTAACCAGGCTGTTCATTTTACTGAGGAAAACATTACAAAGAGACTCAAAAACATTAAAGCAGCTCTGAGGACCACAGAGCTAGTGAGAGGCAGTCAGGAGACttagaatacatatatataatttaaatggtttttgttttgttttaatcattccATGACCCCAAAGACTGACTTCACTTTAAACTAAAATTCAATCCCTCTGTCCATTTCAACTGGCTGCTAGGATCACTGATACAGAAGTTTAATGAGTTACTTGACTTTTGCATAAATTACTTTCTTTCCCTGATGTAAACTGATCAGGAAGCTTGAAACTTaagatgtttgggttttttgtttgtttgtttttaaccactATTAGTAGTAAAATTCACAATGATTTTACTATTTGCTGTTAATATTTTCCTTCTCAGTGCTGTCCTACTTGAGGGCCACACAACCAAAGGCCAGCACAGCAGTTTCGCACCAGCGCGTCAAGATGAGTTGGACTGCCAGCAGAAATCTGGTGCCAAGAGtttataaacagtttttttttcctttctttttacatATGGTACATCTGAGTGGGTACAAGGTACCTGGAGTCGTGGGAACTTCCTTTCCTGAGCTCTGGAAATGCCTTTCaaggggcagccccaggccctcaGTCAATGTGCATCCAGGTAGAATACAGGCAGAGAGCCCCACTTCTGGTGGGGGTTTTCCTTCCTGCTGGGCTGCTGAACACTGTGGCCTGGTTCTAGCCATGCCCCTTTCTTTCCAGGAGGAGCAAGAGCTGACTGCCTGAAGCCCCCTCGCTTGCTATACTCAGAAGTCATACTTGGGAGACAAAGCCAGCATACCAAGTTAATGAAAATTAGCATTATCTTAAAGAAATTGCATTATTTCTTGAAGTTTAAAGGATCCTCCCAAGAGGCTTCAGTGATCCTAAACTATACAGGAAAGCCCCTATAACTTTCCATGTGGTTAAAACATGGAAAAGGGGTGAGGGGCATTCCTATAGACAAAAGTGGAAAGTACGGCAGCGGTACAGAATCCACTGGGCAGTTTCAGCTTCTACAGGAAAGATGAGCAATGAGCCGAGAGTACAGTTACAAAGATCCAGGCATCTACCTGAAGTCAGAGGACGCAGAGGCTGTTAGGAGGAGTGGCGTGAACTAGCAAATACCTAAGGCAGGACTACTAGAAAGGTAATCATGGTCTCAGTCTCCCAGGGCTTTATCTTGTGTAAAACACCGATCACTCTGTTCAGCCCCTTCATTTCTCAGATACTCAACTGAGATCTGGAATAATGAAGTCACTTAGCCACCTCATTGGTCAGAGCCAGAATTAGAATGCAGAGTATTAAAATGCCGGTGTTAAGGGCTTCCTCTACATTGCCATTTCCtttcttaaagttttattcaATATTCCTAAAATACAAGCCATTTTCCAATATTATATTCGTTTACAGGGAAAAGCTTTTCCTTAGCTAGTTGCTCCGGAACCATGGTTTCTCCTAATTATTCACTTGGTTGCTACCAGTATTCAAACACTGATGCCACTGCCAAAGAAAGTCTGTGCTAGTTAggaaattagattaaaaatgaaactctAAGATCAATTCTTAAgctatacatatatgtgtatatatgtatattatatatatatatatttcccccctgcaaaacattcctgcttaaactaaatttcaaaaatagtaaaatatcaAACCTTATCAAATGATCTACGGCTTTTATTTCTTACAGGCTGCATAATACCTAGGACTGAATTTGTATTTCaacaacaagtatttatttagcaaGAAGAAAATGGGCAACTATCCTGCAGGACCCATCAACTATATTCCCTGAATGCTCGTAAGCTTGAAGGAAAGCCATTTAGCAGCACTGTTACCATGAATGTATTCCGCTTGAGGCAataagagattatttttttcctccacaaatAGGAGCTATCTTACTGACATCTCAAACTCAACTGAAATGTAAGTGATGGGGCCTTGGTGGGAGTGAACACAGTGCTGGAGAACAGGTGTGGGATCCAAGACAAAGGCAGGTTCTCCTACCGTACACTTCTGCACTTTGCCCACAGCCTGAGCATCAAACCCGTGACTGAAGGGACTTGAGATGTAACTGTACGTGTGGGTCCCGCATGCATGTCACTCGAGAGTCGCGTGAAGGTATCTACCAGCAGACGCACGAGCGGCCTTGAGTCTCCCCAACCCAAGGCGGGGTCTGCACCGCGGAATAAAGGGAGCGAGTGACGGCGCTCCGCCGGGGTCGGGGGCGCCGCTGGCCGGGGGCCCCGGGGGCGCGAGAGGGCGCGGCTGGGGGTGCTCCCGCCCGGGACCCCGGAAGATCGCGTCCCAGGGCTGCGGAGCCGCCTCCTGGAGGAACCAGGGGCGGGCACTGCCGCGCAGGGAGACCCCTGCACGCCCCGCCCCCGAGCCCCGCCCCGGGCAGGGCGACGACGCCCTGAGCCGGCCGGGCTGGGGGTCACCGCGAAGCGCCTGGCAGGGAGCGGGTGCCGTCAGCCTGCGCCGGGGACGGCCGCCGCCCTCGGCCGGACGCGGCTCGGGTGCCTGCACACGCCCCTGGCTGCCGCCGCCCACCGCACCCGGAACTCCTGGCCTCCACCCTTCCCGTCGCCGACCCGGCAGTTACCTCCTCGGTAGCCTGGTAGTCTTCCATCTTTCCTCCTGCGCGTCGCCGCCGCCTCCCTGAGTAGAGCCCACTGCGCAGGCGCACTCAGACCCCGCCTCTCGTGCGCGAGGCGGGCCCCGCCCCCCCAGGGCCCCGCCCACCCCCTCTAGGGCACCGCCCTTCCCTTGAAGGCGGTGCTGCCCGGGCGGGTCCCGGCGGGACCGCGGGATTAACTCCTCCCTTTTCGGTCTCCCGGGCGGAAAGTTCCGGCGGGAACCCGCCTGGGTGTCCCGGCAGCTCACGAGACAGCagcaactaaaacaaaacaaatggacaaaGCGAGTCCGGGAGAGAAAGGGTCGTCTATGGCCCCTCCCTCCAGTTTGTACTGTGCGGATTAATTTGAACATTCAAGCGGGTTTGGACACCTAGTAACAAATTGTAAAGAGATTTCTGAACCTGATGGGCAGTCTGAGATATTTGCAGTTCTTTGGGGATCCAGGATTAGGAAACTTTAGCTCTGAACGAAACGTTTCTTATGGAGGTAAGTTttccatataaatgaaattttatttttccttcaagcaCCATTAAAAAACTCATTTTGGAtggaaaattttgtaaaatgctgcACACTTCCTGGCTACCTTAACCAGAATGCCATAGACTTAACTTGTCCACAAGGgtttttataaaattagtaaTTGCACTGGTCTCTGGTACAGCGCTCTCCAAGAAGGGCAGAGTTAAGTGTGCTGCCTGTATGTGATCTGAGTCTAAGACCTTTGACTTTGTGAGCTACTTTTTCTGGTTTTACCACGCCCACGAAGTAAGCTTTGTTACTTATTACCTCTCCAAAACCTAGCAGGTAAAATCCACTTCCCATCCTCCCAAGATGGGCTGACCATAGGATCCCCAGATACGGTAGAAATAAACTGCAGAGACCGCATTCAGTCTATCCGCAGCCCTTGCTTCTACCGTATAGAAACTAAGTTCCATGCTGGAAGAATCCGTTTTATTCGCTAGTTTATCTCCTGCCTCTTCAGTTGTACATGGCACCTAGTAAGTGCACagttaaaaattactgaatgatTGAATGATTTCCCCACATATTATTTCTGCCTCATACTCTGTTGCAGAGAACTGGGAGTAGAGGGAGATGCAATCGCCTGCCCCCttgtgggaaggaagaggggcagaGGAACACAGGGTGAAAGACAcagggctgccctgccctggaCACCTGACCTGAGCAGGGGGACCTGCTGAGTGGGGACAGGCTGCTCTCCCACACCTGGTTTCTGCTCCTCAGATTCTAAACTCTCTTTACCTTTTGAGTTtgggtgtatttattttttaaatttcttccttaatggagatactggggattgaacccaggatctggtgcatgctaagcacatgctctacttcTGACCAGTATCCCCCCTTTACCTTTTGAGTTTTGTTCCCTTCCTAGTGTTTCAGCCTTGAGCTTCAGTCTACATGTGATTCTATGTCTGGCATTTCTGTTTCATCTTCCTGACATTCCCAACTTCACCTGAAAATCCCATTTTAGGTGTTCTCGGTCACTTGACCCTGCCTGCCCGGTTCCAGGCCCTCAGTGACACCACACTCCAAGCCAAGCAGGGgccttctcattctcttctcattttcttctgctcCCCTGTGGTGGCCCTGGAGGCCCACTAGCTAGGCATCTTAGAATTACGTGCAAAGCAAGAGTGAACAGGTTCTGAGTGGACACCTGGAATTGAAGACTGTGAGGTTTGGGACATCTTTTCTAAATTGCTTCAGCCTTTAAGGAATATCGTAATTCAAATGAGTGTCCTGAATGGCTGCTGGGATAGTGCGTTAGTAATGCTTAGACCTTAAATTATATTGTGACTGAAAATCACCAGCATGTGTGTAAATCAACAGAAAAcatgtaaatgtaaatttaaaaaaatttttacgtAACTTTGTCTACATTGGGTATCACTCTCCAATTTTAACTATCAAATGATCATGATACATGTCATTTTGACTCTGCCCCAGAAGTGGATGAATTGGTCTGTTTATCTTCAGAACAATTTGTTCCTTACTCAGTGTGCATATGGTGAGCACTCACTTTGCAGCAGCCTCTGAGCTGGAGCAGAGGCTACAAAGTTGACTAAGATATGGTCTctatgaaaaaatttgaaaagcaaatttcAGTCAGTGGGAGGATTTGAATTCTCTAGGCTCAGTGATGCTGCagtgcttgttaaaatgcagtgCTGTGGTCTTGTATTCTGCCGAATTGATGTATGCCCTGGAGGGCTAAGGAACTTAAATCACTAGGACGTTTGGCAGTTCACTAACTGCCATTCCAGCATCTCCGCTCTGCCAAGAATGACTGCCCCTCAGCAGTCCTGGGGTATACGCACACCGACTCAGAACTGCTCACGACTCTCCAGGATTCAACCAGATTTTGGAATAATGTTTCGTTTCTGTGTAGCGAGTCAGTGGAGTGGATCTTGGGTTTGTTTTTCAATTTGGGTCTTACCTGTAGCTTGGCAGGTGTTGGGTGCTTACTTTCTTCGAGTTGAGTCTCTTAAATACACTCTTTAGAAATGGGATTGGTGTTGTCAATGCCTTTATTTAGCAAATGTGGGCCTCATAATTGTAGCCTTGTCGCCTCCACAAATGATATCCCCAGCCCCAGTGGGGTCTGCCAGTGCTGGCCGTGCTCTGTAGCTCTTTACCCCCTAAATCCAGCCCCGTGGATGCTcgagttttccttcctttccctgtgcTTAGGAGTGTGTTGCTGAGTTGTACCATGGAGACATGCTAAGCtgacaataataatgatgatacgGTGATGAAGATGGCAGTTGCAAAACACTCAAGTCCGAGAAATTTAATctcgtaatggaaaagaaaataaactgtggcTGACACATATCTAAAGTGGTAAGAAATTACATGCTCAGGAGATTAGCTAAGAAATGCCTATATTTAAGTCTGCTGTCAGCTGGGACGCACAGGCACAGTGGGGCTGAAATACGTCTGTACCAACTGGAAATGGCTATTACTCTGAG
This portion of the Camelus ferus isolate YT-003-E chromosome 8, BCGSAC_Cfer_1.0, whole genome shotgun sequence genome encodes:
- the DYNLT1 gene encoding dynein light chain Tctex-type 1 — protein: MEDYQATEETAFVVDEVSNIVKEAIESAIGGNAYQHSKVNQWTTNVVEQTLSQLTKLGKPFKYIVTCVIMQKNGAGLHTASSCFWDSSTDGSCTVRWENKTMYCIVSAFGLSI